The genomic stretch GAGATAGGCGAGTATCTGAAATCAGATGTGCTAAAAATGGCATTGGCTCGAGATGTTTTAATTCAAATTTCCTTTAACTTCTTAATGTCCGCATTGCATGTTATGTAAGTGCAACTCATCTTTCTTGTAAGAATACTTAGGACTATATCTCATATAGCACAGCCCACAGCAGTACGTAAAATCATACAAGGCATAGCACAGTGCAGCATTATATCTTCAGACAATGCATGTTATATTTTAtctacctcctcccttttccgGATTCTAATAACAGAATTTGTCGAGAAGACATCTGCATCTAAATTTGATTTCCCTCATACCTGACCCATTGTAGTTGCATTAGCAGTGGTGAACAGATGTCACACCTTGCCAGATATGTGTTTTATACCTACATAACTTTCCTTAACAGACTAACCATAACTTTGCATAACTAACTAGCCCTAACTTTCCATAACTTCCTTCCTAAAATCGCAGGGAAGTGCTTGGAGAAAGTGGGCGTGATGGCGGGCGACTCGCGCGACAGCCTGGGGCGAGGCCgcttcttccccttcaccccggGCACGCACCTCATGGGAGGAATACCCGGGTGGTACAAAACCTACGCTTACTATAGTCCCTATGTTGTAGGTATCCGGTCACTTCGGTTGCATGATGTCGAAACCTGTGTGCTTATTAATTTGTGATTTTATAAATGGTCATAGTAACGCTTTGGCATGAAATCGTAAAATAACATTACAAAGGAGCCTTGCTAATAGTTTCCGATTCTCCTCAGCACTAACAACGAAGCCTAAGTTGACTTTATGCTTATGCAGGCAGTATATGTAAATGATTTGAGATTACAGAGAAGTTAAAGAAATGTTCCCTCCAATTATCAGACCGACCTCTTCCCTTACAATAAGCCGTGATTGCATTGTATATCTAATTTTTGGAATCAGTCGATTTGGAGGAGTATTACGAGAAGTTAGTAAATCGCTATTTGATATAGTTAGAAGAAATTTCTTTGGAGTTTTTCGCCATAAGATGTCTAACTACTAAGCACGCCGTCGACAGAAACCTAATAGATTAGTATTCATTAATTGATCAATTTGCTTCGGGCAGGGACTCGACTGCTGTTCCGACACCGCCATATCCTTCCACTATGTCAACACCGCCAGGATGTACGAGCTGGAATATATGCTGTACCACGTGAGGCCGTTTGGGATCCAGCACAAGGATCCCTTCCCGGCGCCCCTTCCCCCCGACACCGCCAGCATACCCCGTCCGGTGAGCTTCTTCTCCTAGGCTCTCCCGCTCTCGTCATTGGGACACTGAGACACTTTATTAGATGTACTCAAGGAAATTTACTTCATGATTTTCTTCGCCAGATTCTGGAGCAGGCCGGTCGCCTCGAACCCAACGAGAAGGATAACGGACCCGGCGTAGAGTAGCCTTGGAACACGAAGTGGACAAGGCGAGACAgctgaagaggaagtggagggaaaagCGGAAGGAGATTACTGTATAGACAAATAAGGATAATTTATGTAGTAgtgataggtatatatgtacagtttggATATCTGTGAAGTATTATATTATTCATGTACACTGAATAAAAGATTTTAAGTACCTTCTAATCTCAGTATGCTCCTGCGTGTGCTGTCAGTGTTCTTCAGGTATTTTTAATCGCGACGTTTGATTTCACGCATTACCCGCATGACTCTATTAAGTGTCCATTGTACGCAGCTTTGATCTGTACATCTTAATTGTAGAACTGGTACTATTGATTCCCAACTACAGGTTATTAAAAGATATTGATCATTTGTCATGACCGAATGAGGATGGAATAACTATCACTGTCTTTATGATCACCGAACAAGAATTTATTGATGTTCTCCACATAAGGAACAATATATGTAATACGAAAAAAGATAAATGTTTTGTCTGAACcttagaaatacatttgaaagttccCAGAACCTGCGAAGTTAAGGGTGGTATGTATTGATAAGTTCGAGAGTGGTCGGGTACTATTTTCCATTTAATTTGAAATTTCCACAATATTTCCCATGTAATTAAAAAACATACTTTAGGTGTtttctattagtttttttttttttttttttttttttttttttttttttttttttgagaaactaAGGTgtttttcaaaactttgtatgtcagtaaaCAAATCGATGATACCGTGTTTTGTAGCAACCATGTGGCAACATCAAACAATTTATCAGTGTTAGAGGTTtcaggatgctacaaaaaaggccaaTAGTTATCctattttgtatgtataatttgtatatttcttATAGCACGCAAGCATCTGCTAACTACTAATATGCGATCCATAGTCTAAAGGTTCCTGAATTATATAAGACGACAGTGATAGCGTCATATAAACCATTTGCATGTCTTCAAAGTACCACATAATTTATGTTAACCAAAGAAAGGCATTAAATACCTTCTGATAAATTGGGACAAATTTATCTACGAACATGATGTCTGGCTGTCTTGTTCCGCTTTCGTCAGTTTTCCCGGCCTTTAATTAGTTGGATACTACAGATATTTGAAAAGTGTAAAGAGAAAAGCCACTGGGCTTGAACATGAGGCATGCACAATCTTGACAGTCAGGCCAAAGGGAAGCTTTTATCTTGATCagcggcataaaaaaaaaacactgtgtaaagagttaaaagaagagaaaagaaaaagttaaagtaACGAATGAAGGGAAAGGATGTGAGCCTTGTTTCTTGCTCTTTCAAGAAATTTAATTTCCTAGTGAAAAAGTCTAACGCCTGTATAAAGAAGTGAAATAACACTTGTTTCTTTTTCACGCgaaataatattcatacatatcacgAACATTATAAACCAACTCTGATCCAAGGTCTCCCTTGAGAGCACTGCCTGCTGGTGGCCACAGAGATACGGTAACGGAATCGCTGCTCGTTTGTTCATATTTtgtttctatgttgttgttttttctaatttcttaATACATTAtactttctgtttttattcatatttgttttgtcAAGTTTCGTGTTACTCTGGGAATATAGATACAATAGGAGAATAATGGCCTCCTACACCACTTCCAAACACAGCAAATGCGTGGATTTGCCTTGTCCCGGAGTGAGTCCatctgtcgtgatcagatttgcaaaCGGACTGGCACGTATGAGCAATTGAACGTACAGAATAATTAAAAACGATGAGATTGCAAAAGGCGCGATAACCATGACGCAGACGAAAACAACTGCGTAGGACGACATAATAAACTGAGAAACGACCTGATGAGTTGAGACTATGGTACTAAATAAGGCACAACTATTTGCGCAGACAAACTAGTGAATTGTATAGCGGCTAATTGCCGCAAAGGTGAGGATGCGCacctgggggaagcccgccagacgcacttgagacagagagaggttagGCTAGGGCTCGCCGAGGCAACACGATTTCGCCTTTTGTGTTTTGCGTGATTTTTCTGAACTTTTGTAgcggactcccttcgacagtggattacaacagtgacctgtgatctgatatgaaaaggtaaagctaattgtATTGGTTTgcgtatatgtacgctgtcactctcccagtaaaacaccagaactcgtccttttatttttttttttccgagtttACCTTGTGCTTTTAGtttgttttaataaataaaagagcTTTGAAAGAAAAAAGCATCCAGAATTATAAAGAATATAAGATACAGCAGTAATGGCCCAAACAATGTGATCTCTCATGgagatcaaagtttttttttttaaataagagcTGATGATTGtctttttatgtaaatgtacaaAGGAATTCATACCAACACCCacatgaatacacgcacacacgagcaagcccttacatagttaccctcgttcacacaaacacgtgcgcacacttacacattcacgtacacttacacatacacgtatacttacacatacacgtacatttacacatacacatacacgcacacttatacgtacacacacgtacacgcacacgcagacatacacatacacgcacacatacaaatacacgtacacacatacgtacatatatacccgaccacatgcacacacacacacacacacacatgcacatatacacgtatacgcgcgcacacacacccacacacgctcatatactcgtatacgcgcgcacacggacgtacttgcacgcacgcacgcccacgcacgcagtgtaaagggtatttaaaaccttaaacatatggtttagcaggagtagtgaaagggacagttggcttaacctcttttattgagaagcgtaagcaacacagatattcacacggatacaagtcttggtaaggcttagtgctgggtctgcccgcagggggggcgcgcgcctggagccagcctgacctgacaagcggtcggcaggaactctctgaagtgactctcctgacctgggtcatcctgagccttaagtactggtgggtggcgtggggcacgccctgttggaccttgccacgtgggagctatttatacatacttatacgcagacacacgctcgcacgcacacgtactcatgcacatacacacacatcgccgTTTGATTTTACTGTTTAGGTTGCCTCAATTATTAGATTCCCTTTTCGGCTAATTGCCTTGAAGTAATTGGACCACAGTGCTacctcaaaataaaagaaaataagaactcggcaagagtttagtttagtttcgtttagtcctttatttagcACCCTGGctaacttcgcaaaccaacccccccccctggctaactgcacaggcgtgggcaagctgtggtacatttaatgcatggtcataacattatatagtgttacatttgaattttagcttataacattgctatgagtactttatcagtttaaggaaaagaacaactgcacagtcctttatccactcatctgccacgccggcatatagcttgggcgtgaaaaagcattaatacattttatattcggttatgtgatactacattccaaatttaggatacaacataagtatatcttctagggcatcagatgatatgaagtagttacctagttctccgtacctcatgctaggtagcctgaaaggctgtatcacatggcactctgagatataatgtacaagtgttcgcttatattcttcattacacagtttacacttagtttcttcgacattacaaactgtactgacctgccaatacaatctatatccaagcctgattcttgcagtcacaacatcacactgtcttgttcttgttttatataaaccatagatgaaggaatcttgcctaaaccggtcatagtgctttatgctacagctttcagggcgttgagaattaatcaacatagtcaagtcctctctgaaggaggctttaatgatgtagaaaatcctagaaagaggtatcccaagatctatgtccacactttgtttgtcacatgctgactttgctaggcgatcagcatgatcaagAGACATATTGAGCGTGGCGTATGAGCCCGTAGAGTGATAACACCTTAGTCCTACCCGAGGCTGAGATGAATTCCACTGAGCTAACCGCGGCACATCGACCCTGTGGCGGGAAGCCCAGCCACGAGTGCGTGCCAATTCCTTTGCTCTTCAGAGTAGGCAAAAAGAGTCAGACGTTGCTGCATATTTATTTAGTCTATTATATCAGATGGAGAATTAGCTAAAGAGTAATTCACAATCAGTTCCTTTTATACGTAGTTCCTTTTTATACGTTTGCTCTAAAATGTTCCAAGTTAACTGCGGACCTCCGACAGAGAAGTTGCCCGAGGCACTCACACAGTGCAAAGTGCATAATGTATTTGCATATTGTTCATAtaatgcttatgtgtgtatgttttagatTTACAGTGCGAGTAATAACATTTACTATGGCAGTATATTGGCTTACGTGTGTATGGTTTATATTTATAGTGGAAATAATAACATTTCTAATGGCAATGTAGCAACTCGATATTTTATCGTGCATACATGCGAAGTTTATTTTTCAAATCATATCAAAACATGTTttaaataaaacgaaatagagacaggcagacatacgaatatacatacgtacgcacaaacacatacatacatatatatacatacatgcgcacacatataaatacatatacatacataagcgcgcatgtgtgtgacatgtatatgtttgtgagtacgttattatatctgtatgtctgcctgtctctctttcgttctatttaagacacacacacacacacacacaaacacaaacacaaacacaacacacacacacacacacacacacacacacacacacacacacacacacacacacacacacacacatatagacatatatatacatatatatacatacatatgtacatataggtgtgagtacactaacacacacacgtgtgtgtgtgtgtgcatatatatatatatatatatatatatatatatatatatatatatatatatatgtgtgtatatttgtatatatatacatctatatgcagtggaataaatggatgtttgAAAAaaagcgtatatatgtgtatacatatatatatatatatatatatatatatacacatatatatgtgtgtgtatgtgtgtgtgtgtgtgtgtgtgcatatatttacgcatatagatgtgtgtgtatatatatatatacaaatatacatatatacatatatatatatttatatatacgcatatatatatgtatataaatacacacacatttatatatatgtatatatacatatatttacatatgtataaatatacatgtatatatgtatatttgtatacatatacatctatatgtgtgtatatatatgcatacatttatatatgtatgtaggtatacacataccggcggcgtcttcccctacgacatatgcgtttgactcaaggcgatatgtcgttttctcaccgtgagtccagtgctctaaccactggactatctcggctatatatatgcgtatatatgtatatatatacacatataaacgtatatatatatatatatatatatatatatatatacacacacacacacacaagtgtgtatatatatatatgtatatatatacatatatatacatatatatacatatatatatacatatatatacatatatatacatatatatacatatatatatacatatatatatatatgtgtatatatatataaaacacacacacacacacacacacacacacacacacacacacacacacacatatatatatatatatatatatatatatatatatatatatatatatagccgagatagtccagtggttagagcactggactcacggtgagaaaacgacatatcgccttgagtcaaACGCATATGTCGTACGGGAAGACGCCGccggtatgtgtatacatacatatataaatgtatgcatatatatacacacatatagatgtatatgtatacaaatatacatatatacatgtatatttatacatatatatatacatatatataaatgtgtgtgtatttatatacatatatatacgtatatataaatatatatatgtatatatgtatatttgtatatatatatatatatacacatctatatgcgtaaatacacacacacacacacacacacacacacacacacacacatacacacatatatatatatatatatatatatatatatatatatgtatgtatgtatgtatgtatacacatatatacgctttTTTTCAAActgctatttattccactgcatatagatgtatatatatacaaatatacatatatatacatatatatatatatatatatatatatatatatatgcacacacacacacacacacgtgtgtgtgttagtgtacacacacctatatgtacacatgtatgtatatatgtatgtatatatatgtatatatatatatatatgtgtgtgtgtgtgtgtgtgtgtgtgtgtgtgtgtgtgtgtgtgtgtgtgtgtgtgtgtgtgtatgtgtgtgtgtgtgtgtgtgtgtttgtgtgtgtgtgtgtgtgtgtgtgtgtgtgtgtcttaaatagaacgaaagagagacagacagacagacatacagatatactaaCGTAcgcacaaaaatatacatgtcacacacatgcgcgcttatgtatgtgtatgtatttatatgtgtgcgcatgtatgtatatatatgtatgtatgtgtttgtgcgtacgtatgtatatccgtatgtctgcctgtctctatttcGTTCTATttaagacatatatgtgtatatatatatatatatatatatatatatgtatatatgtatatatatatgtatatatatatatatatatatatatatatatatatatatatatatatatatactctttacaCTTATATACCACAGGTGGTAAAATAGAAACTTACCTTATGGAATATCATTTCGTAACTTATCAAACAAGGAAGTTCGATGAACAAATGCATAAAAAGTAAAGGAGCACGATACACATTTCCGTATAAGTATTTCGCTATAAATCCTTCGCATTGAAAGAAGTAACAGGTAgcgttactatgattattataaggaTATGGCAGGTGTAATGACACATCCACACaaattattttcagtattgtcTTACACAGTTTCACAAATTGTATATGTTAATGTAAGTAAACAGTCTAACTCGGAACCTCATATCCAGTTACgtgagaaaaaaaatgcttttatatatttgaatttaaagTTGAGcaaaggtgggaaggggaggcaggcgCCAAGGATGCTAGCTAATGCTTTTTCCAGGGACCATTCGGCAGGTTTTTTTAATGTCTTCCGTATTTCGTCtgctaatatttaaaaaaaaaaaaaaaacaagaccagtAGGCTATGGCAACTAGGCGTAGACCCTGCATCACCATCCATGCCATTTAGGAATAAAATTATTCGAGTCTGGATGACAATACAGTTAAgaacaaaacaaactaaaacaacttTAGGGAATCGAGCTCTGGCAGATGTAAGCATAATGCAGTTTTCTGTTCTATTTCGAAATTTATAGAGGGAATGTTTAAGTTGTATTCGATTAGGACAGAAACACAATAACGCGTgtacatatagaaaaatataactaTTACTGATTTAaacatcaatactatcatcagaATTTCTGTCGGCACtaacattatattattttccagcattatcagtaacattatcctTTGAAGTTATTTCGTTTTATGTTCACTATTAATCAtacacaattattaccattatcattaaccagCCCGTCATCGTCCGTACGGAAACGTACCTATGGCATACGTACATTGTAAACCTATCTTTACATAGTTATGTGATCAtgcatgaatgtttgtatgtgtgtgcgtgcgttcgtgtacgTGGCATCCCTCCTCCTACACATCGGGGACAGTTGCTTGTGCGCGCTAATGCACACTGGTTGAACGGAGCCCTCGCAAGACCTGCCAAACTTGCTTGTTCGACGAAGCGGCCGCGCAGAAGCTAGTTTTTGCGCGGGATGCCTACGCTCTCCAAAATACTGATTAGACCCTTTataaaattgtctttttattaaatATCTGTATTCCATTTCATATTAGTATAGCCCTAGCAGGCTTCTACATTTTGCTGTGAATACTTACGAAGCAAGCTGAGCAGCCAGAGGGAAACTCATGGCACACTGAATCATCGTAGACTCTGGCAGAGCAAGTCAGGTTCTTGTATATAACCGGAACGACATCCTAGTCAAGTACATCGCCCAGCTACACGCAGCCATGCAATGTGTAAGTTTTATCATTCAGATTATAATTTCCTTAACAAGAGGATCTagcacgacgcacacacacaggcatgcatacacatacatatacagtgatagacaaagagacagatgagTGTGGGTCGGAAACAAATACCAAAAAAGTAGTAAAGCAGACAGCATTTCCCCTCCATCAAAGATCTTGGTCTCAGAGATATAATGGATGCCTCGCGAGAACCCAAGTTAaagatcttttctctctttcagaaTTGGACGATCGCAGTCGCCGTGACCCTCTGCCTCGTCCCCAGCCTGGCGTCCCCCTGGCCTTCCCCAGGGCCCGCTGCTGCGCCTTCCCCAGGGCCCGCCGCCTTGGCTCTCCCTCGCCCCATCCCCGCCGCGGACCCCAGCCCTGCGCCCGAGCCCTTACTAGGATTAttcggtgggcgtgggcggggtcgTGGGCGGGGTCGTGGGCGTGGTCGCGGGCGAGGTCGTGGCCGAGGACGCGGAGGCCTTGGCTTTGGCCTCGGGAGACTTTTCGGTTGAGGCTGACAGGGTTTCGGACGCGCCTTCGTGCGCGGACGCGTAGCTAGAGGTTAACAAGACGGCattgtatttcattttaataAATCCAAAGCGACATTTCCCTCGATCTGTTTTAATACCCtagtccacatacacacacacacacacgcaagtctaattcaaacacacagacacacagaattcTAAGagaaattcaaacactttattcaataaattacaatggttgttatttacataattacatttatatttacacttcACTATTTAAgtggttttcttttaatttcattttgaaaCTACAGAAGCTGGTAATGTCTCTAATATTATCTGTTGGCAAGTTCCCGATCTTGGGTTCACGTATTTGCATATTTCGTGTCCCTGTTTCAAActtttaacataaaaaaacaaaaaaaacatttacatgaCGTGTTCCCTTCAATTTGttgataattcccatgaatgagtttgtgaATGAAGACATATGTATCATAACTGCATTGAGAAtggacttttaaccattttagttTTTTAATATGCGGGGTGATGTGAACAAAGTTTTAGAATTTTTGTACTTTCTGCATTTGGGTTTTGTTAGTTGAACCCCAAACAATTGAACAATAGTTAAGCATGCTTAGAGCGATAATTTACACAAACGTGATTCTAGTTTCAGTTATGATTTGATTTCTTATGTAGTTAAGATATATCAATGTGCTCAttgctttcatgtgtgtgttgCCAAAGTGTGTTTCAGATGTCATATATCTGTCTAAGTCTACTAGATTTTTTCACTGAAATGTTAGGTTTGGTAGAGCAGCCTTCatattctatggttgtgtcattgGGAATTTTAACTTTTAATGTTCTACCGACTACCTGAATATGCCTAAAATTTTAAGTGGATTTAAGGTCATTAgtgttaaaaaatatttttacttgtataagaatacacacacacacacacacacacacacacacacacacacacacacacacacacacacacacacacacacacacacacacacacacgcacgcacacgcccacacacacacacacacacacacacacacacacacacacacacacacacacacacacatatatatatatatatatatatatatatatatatatgtgtgtgtgtgtgtgtgtgtgtgtgtgtgtgtgtgtgtgtataaattgtgggcgtatatatatatatatatatatatatatatatatatatatatatatatatatatatatatatatacgtgtgtgtgtgtgtgtgtaattataaatgtttatgtgtgtatataaatgtgtatgaaatgtttgtgtgtgtatatatatacatatatatatatacatatatatatatacatatatatttatgtatgtatatgtatgtatatatttataaataaatttgtttattaatttatttatatagacagatatattaacagagacagacagacagacagatagacaaacagacagacagtcagacacacgcgcaaacacacacaaacacacacacacatacactcacattcacacacacacacacacacagacacacacactcacacacacacacacacatataaatatagatagataaatagatatatagatagataaatagatagatagatagatatatagatagatagataaatagatatatatatagataaatagattgatagatccacagactatatggatatatatctgtatgtatatgtctgtatgaatatgcatgtacatgtattgcGCAGCGTGGTCAGCTCTCACGGCCGAACCGTCTCCTGCCCAACGCTGGCCTGCGCTGTCCTCCCGATGCCCGTTTTCcgttttcactcactctctcgttcttgttttatgctcactcttatttattttttggtgtcAGTGATTTATTTTGTTCTGGCTCTTTGTATGTTCCTTGCGATTCATACAAGCTGATCGGGGGATGCTCTTTACCAGGAAGCCTGTAAGTGTTCATATAATGTTATGAATATACTTGTGTTTCAACATTTCagtttgcattttgtttttcctttttcttaaatcTCAACTACTTACTTTCTGCTAATTGTTCAGTCCTTTTAAAGGATGTCGAGCCTGCCTCTCCTTTGAGATTTCCTTTGAAAAGTTAAAGCTTTATTGCTGGATTACTTTTTGCCCTTACCTCTgcattactctccctctccctctctctctctccctctctctctctctctctctctccctctctccctatctctctctctctctctctctttctctctctatctatctatctatctatctatctatctatatatatctctctctctctctctttctctctctctctttctctctctctctcacacacctccctctatatctccctctctctctctctctctctctcttcctatctctctctctctctctctctctctctctctctctctttctcttctctctctctctctctatatatatatatatatgtgtgtgtgtgtgtgtgtgtgtgtgtgtgtgtgtgtgtgtgtgtgtgatgtgtgtgtgtgtgtgtgtgtgtgtgagtgtgtgtgtgtgtgtgtgtgtgtgtgtttgtgtgttggttgggggggggggggggcggggtgtccccacatacatacacaaacacaaacacagtgaaGTATATACAAAGACTGGAGCACAAATGTCGAAAAGCGTTGGTCGCAACAGAAACTCAAAAATCATGTGGTCGATTTATTAGCTTTGACGCATCAAGTTCTAAGCACATTTTCATTGTGACAGTTTGCGCCTCATAATGAAGCAGTTAAAAGCGACTCGAATTTCATGGAAGATTTACAGGTTCAATTCTTACAACAGATTTTTGGGATATGCGTCTGAACATATCACATATGGGGCGATGTTAATTATTCCTTTTGTATTAAATCTCCCAGATTATAGAGGACTGGAATAGCTGTGATACTGAGTACCATGTCTCCGAGAAAGTGAACTTACTTCGCCATCGTAATTGAGACTGTGTTCTCAGTGATAATGGACTATGTCGTGGCAGTGATCGTGATCACAAactaggtggtggtggtggtcatggTAGTAATGAACCGAGTGGCTTGGCCTGTAGTACCCATATCTACCACGGCCATAGCGTCTCCTATAGGCTTCAGGGTCGGCGGCAGCGTCAGGAGCAGCTTCAGGATTGGCCACGGCCCCCGCGGTGGGCTGGGGTAGAGCAGAAGGGCCAGGTATGGCCTCAGCGGAGCACCATAGGAGAGCCAGCGCCACCAGTACCAAAGACTGGAACACAGAAGACACGAAAGTCACCGAGATTAATGGATTCGCTGCTACGACTCCCGCGAGCACCTGCAGCCTCCTTCGGCGGGGCGCCGGGCGAGGAGGCTGCAAGGCGCGGGCGGGGCGTCATTCCTGCCCTCATAGCGTGGGCAACAGGTTCAATTCGCAATGTGGCCATTCTACCACCTATGGAATCATGGCCGCAAACTTAAAGTGAG from Penaeus chinensis breed Huanghai No. 1 chromosome 40, ASM1920278v2, whole genome shotgun sequence encodes the following:
- the LOC125047040 gene encoding translation initiation factor IF-2-like translates to MQCNWTIAVAVTLCLVPSLASPWPSPGPAAAPSPGPAALALPRPIPAADPSPAPEPLLGLFGGRGRGRGRGRGRGRGRGRGRGRGGLGFGLGRLFG
- the LOC125047041 gene encoding neuropeptide-like 4, with product MKLSLVLVALALLWCSAEAIPGPSALPQPTAGAVANPEAAPDAAADPEAYRRRYGRGRYGYYRPSHSVHYYHDHHHHLVCDHDHCHDIVHYH